A genome region from Hevea brasiliensis isolate MT/VB/25A 57/8 chromosome 9, ASM3005281v1, whole genome shotgun sequence includes the following:
- the LOC110659514 gene encoding uncharacterized protein LOC110659514 isoform X2: MNLEMGKCSITNISNSFPECAYSPYHARAHSDEDYSPESLKSAAREVSITTDSETRLIKSIVQDDKAQLISLSRFFLDTNKSSTMELTVVSKLLHLCCAFDSVDCATALVNGELGAMPLVNEVDTAGLSPLHAAAEAHAARCVEMLLRKRARTDLKTRDGRGLLPLELSLSRTRMDVFWNPDDHSIEDLVVQLSEKDLTAIKLLSEKTKEVDEVAYASAIGGRVVDLAALLVVAAQKVNESILELHDADLNSKERTTIYERVIREALSLSRSATSLSAVKRKIAPTKSESAGKRKLLLCEIELLQLFDAVAQTTGCTEKKVTSPLILASQAADEAIIKLLLKTNIDVNDVDTEGNSALHWCLKTSKGSCFQQIKIMWLLLKHGARVNQKNKLGLTAVHLAAANGNLHALKALLLEDPDCVNSKTETKETPLFFAVKNNCKDCAEVLLRWGASTEVFNLRKQRPVDLAESQDMRFLLNPMNISLTNRAFPFQQKYTAWLQGDEVIAETCEELFDMKDEGKTTYSRTCSSVKTEICKYFESPTGCVRGSKCFYVHAEQEPRQMKQGREIIHSSTTRDLEQKIFVGGLPPSVDSDLLHKFFEEKFGSVADASVVGALTGDKIQSRGFGFVTFKRKKSVTAAVEARYVSVMGKQIEIKSALPKCLLSAELKKSPQQHEQEQSDEHLPQEKMIKEKDTKEMADWQTPSEKVKRDLPSWQSPNEMNEEEMPSFNTTEEGKSMLMSWVDTLICGQPKACSNESQMHKEGMPTWLITFKKWLPHFLRQVAMRDGVYALSSLKADFRAAFGLELDHASLGFSKLSEFMRSLPDLCHIKFVPIGKQKPANHMILLPSLSKPRCQPVQPLNICNPSCDAIECSSNGDSSKAKGFQDVPLVSNENNDSTDSSSMLSHQMLEQNPEDTSVSVHSTFLQFLKPDLIFHARPWLFVECDGDTGDTFDRGELGDSFKGMKHSPQERHLVLEVLASKRNNSSLFFLREFDFYDNYKANIVQGRCFGCNQRRVLWANFPCQHLLWCADCKLQMTQAASNFEHKCVVCDVKVQKIELISCQENCQTTHESPH; encoded by the exons atgaATCTG GAAATGggaaaatgctccatcaccaatatcTCCAACTCGTTTCCGGAATGCGCCTATTCTCCTTACCATGCAAGAGCCCATTCTGATGAAGATTATAGTCCTGAAAGTTTGAAATCAGCTGCCAGAGAAGTCAGTATCACCACTGACTCTGAAACCAGACTCATTAAATCAATCGTACAAGACGACAAGGCTCAGCTCATATCTCTCTCGAGGTTTTTCCTTGACACCAACAAGAGCTCCACAATGGAACTAACAGTTGTCTCGAAGCTCCTTCATCTCTGCTGCGCTTTCGATTCTGTCGACTGCGCTACGGCACTGGTCAATGGAGAGCTAGGAGCCATGCCGTTGGTGAACGAGGTGGACACTGCCGGGCTGTCACCGCTGCACGCTGCGGCCGAGGCTCACGCTGCGCGTTGCGTGGAGATGCTGCTGAGAAAACGCGCCCGTACGGATCTGAAGACTAGAGACGGACGAGGACTGCTCCCTCTGGAGCTGTCGCTGTCGAGAACCAG AATGGATGTTTTTTGGAACCCGGATGACCACTCCATCGAAGATTTGGTGGTTCAGCTTAGTGAAAAg GATTTGACCGCTATAAAACTTCTTAGCGAGAAGACAAAGGAAGTCGACGAGGTGGCGTATGCAAGCGCCATTGGAGGGCGGGTTGTGGATTTAGCTGCTCTGTTAGTAGTAGCGGCACAGAAAGTAAATGAGTCGATTTTGGAGTTGCACGATGCAGATTTAAATTCCAAAGAGAGGACCACGATTTACGAACGGGTGATTAGAGAGGCATTAAGCCTGAGTCGCTCTGCGACATCGCTGAGTGCCGTCAAACGAAAGATTGCTCCAACCAAGAGCGAGAGCGCCGGGAAAAGGAAGCTTTTGCTCTGCGAGATTGAGTTGCTTCAGCTATTCGACGCCGTTGCCCAAACCACCGGTTGTACGGAAAAGAAGGTGACATCACCCTTAATATTGGCGTCGCAG GCTGCAGATGAAGCCATTATTAAACTGCTTCTGAAGACTAACATAGATGTAAATGATGTGGATACTGAAGGGAACTCTGCTCTTCATTGGTGCCTCAAGACATCTAAGGGATCATGTTTTCAGCAGATCAA GATTATGTGGCTCCTGCTGAAGCATGGTGCCCGAGTGAACCAAAAAAATAAATTGGGGCTAACTGCAGTTCATCTTGCTGCTGCAAATGGTAATTTGCATGCACTTAAG GCCCTTTTACTGGAAGACCCAGATTGCGTCAACTCTAAAACAGAAACAAAAGAAACCCCACTGTTTTTTGCCGTGAAGAATAACTGTAAAGACTGTGCTGAGGTTCTTCTGCGCTGGGGAGCAAGTACAGAGGTCTTTAACTTGCG AAAGCAAAGACCTGTAGACTTGGCAGAGTCACAAGACATGCGTTTCTTGCTTAACCCAATGAATATTAGCCTCA CAAATCGTGCTTTCCCTTTTCAACAGAAGTATACTGCATGGTTACAAGGAGATGAGGTGATCGCAGAGACTTGTGAAGAGCTTTTTGATATGAAAGATGAAGGCAAAACCACTTACAG TAGAACTTGCTCAAGTGTGAAGACAGAGATATGCAAATACTTTGAATCTCCTACTGGATGTGTTAGAGGCAGTAAGTGCTTTTATGTGCATGCTGAACAGGAGCCCAGGCAGATGAAGCAGGGAAGAGAAATAATTCATTCATCCACGACACGGGACCTTGAACAGAAAATCTTTGTAGGAGGCTTACCTCCTTCCGTGGATTCTG ATTTATTGCACAAATTTTTTGAAGAGAAATTTGGTTCGGTGGCTGATGCCAGTGTTGTGGGAGCTCTAACGGGAGACAAGATACAATCCCGAGGATTTGGTTTTGTCACCTTTAAACGCAAGAAATCTGTTACAGCAGCTGTTGAAGCACGCTATGTCTCTGTTATGGGCAAGCAAATTGAGATCAAAAGTGCTCTTCCAAAGTGCCTTTTATCAGCTGAGCTTAAGAAATCACCTCAACAACATGAACAAGAACAGAGTGATGAGCATCTACCACAAGAGAAGATGATTAAAGAGAAGGATACAAAGGAGATGGCTGATTGGCAGACACCCAGTGAGAAGGTAAAAAGGGACCTGCCCAGTTGGCAGTCGCCTAATGAGATGAATGAAGAAGAGATGCCCAGCTTTAATACCACAGAAGAGGGTAAATCAATGCTAATGTCTTGGGTCGATACACTAATATGTGGTCAACCAAAGGCATGTTCTAATGAATCTCAAATGCACAAAGAAGGCATGCCCACATGGCTCATAACTTTCAAGAAGTGGCTCCCTCACTTTTTACGGCAGGTGGCAATGAGGGATGGAGTATATGCTCTCTCATCCCTGAAGGCTGATTTCAGGGCTGCTTTTGGCCTGGAATTGGACCATGCCTCTCTTGGCTTCTCAAAGCTTAGTGAATTCATGAGATCTTTACCAGACCTTTGTCACATTAAGTTTGTTCCTATAGGCAAACAGAAACCTGCCAATCACATGATACTTTTGCCTAGCCTTTCTAAGCCTCGTTGTCAACCAGTTCAACCTTTAAATATATGTAATCCATCTTGTGATGCAATTGAGTGCAGTAGTAATGGTGATTCTAGCAAAGCTAAGGGCTTTCAGGATGTTCCATTGGTCTCTAATGAGAATAATGACTCGACTGATAGCAGCTCTATGTTGTCCCATCAGATGCTTGAACAGAATCCAGAGGACACATCAGTTAGTGTGCACTccacttttcttcaatttttgaagccAGACCTAATCTTTCATGCTCGACCATGGCTTTTTGTTGAATGTGATGGTGACACAGGAGATACTTTTGATAGAGGAGAATTGGGAGACAGTTTTAAGGGGATGAAGCACAGTCCTCAAGAAAGACATTTGGTTTTGGAGGTCCTTGCCAGTAAAAGGAATAATTCATCTCTGTTCTTTCTTCGTGAATTTGATTTTTATGAT AACTACAAGGCAAACATCGTACAGGGAAGGTGCTTTGGGTGCAACCAGCGTCGGGTGTTGTGGGCCAACTTTCCATGCCAGCACTTGTTGTGGTGTGCTGACTGTAAGCTACAAATGACACAGGCAGCCAGTAATTTTGAGCACAAATGCGTGGTGTGTGATGTCAAAGTGCAGAAAATAGAATTGATTTCATGTCAGGAAAACTGTCAGACCACACATGAGAGCCCACATTGA
- the LOC110659514 gene encoding uncharacterized protein LOC110659514 isoform X4, with protein sequence MNLEMGKCSITNISNSFPECAYSPYHARAHSDEDYSPESLKSAAREVSITTDSETRLIKSIVQDDKAQLISLSRFFLDTNKSSTMELTVVSKLLHLCCAFDSVDCATALVNGELGAMPLVNEVDTAGLSPLHAAAEAHAARCVEMLLRKRARTDLKTRDGRGLLPLELSLSRTRMDVFWNPDDHSIEDLVVQLSEKDLTAIKLLSEKTKEVDEVAYASAIGGRVVDLAALLVVAAQKVNESILELHDADLNSKERTTIYERVIREALSLSRSATSLSAVKRKIAPTKSESAGKRKLLLCEIELLQLFDAVAQTTGCTEKKVTSPLILASQAADEAIIKLLLKTNIDVNDVDTEGNSALHWCLKTSKGSCFQQIKIMWLLLKHGARVNQKNKLGLTAVHLAAANGNLHALKALLLEDPDCVNSKTETKETPLFFAVKNNCKDCAEVLLRWGASTEVFNLRKQRPVDLAESQDMRFLLNPMNISLTNRAFPFQQKYTAWLQGDEVIAETCEELFDMKDEGKTTYRTCSSVKTEICKYFESPTGCVRGSKCFYVHAEQEPRQMKQGREIIHSSTTRDLEQKIFVGGLPPSVDSDLLHKFFEEKFGSVADASVVGALTGDKIQSRGFGFVTFKRKKSVTAAVEARYVSVMGKQIEIKSALPKCLLSAELKKSPQQHEQEQSDEHLPQEKMIKEKDTKEMADWQTPSEKVKRDLPSWQSPNEMNEEEMPSFNTTEEGKSMLMSWVDTLICGQPKACSNESQMHKEGMPTWLITFKKWLPHFLRQVAMRDGVYALSSLKADFRAAFGLELDHASLGFSKLSEFMRSLPDLCHIKFVPIGKQKPANHMILLPSLSKPRCQPVQPLNICNPSCDAIECSSNGDSSKAKGFQDVPLVSNENNDSTDSSSMLSHQMLEQNPEDTSVSVHSTFLQFLKPDLIFHARPWLFVECDGDTGDTFDRGELGDSFKGMKHSPQERHLVLEVLASKRNNSSLFFLREFDFYDNYKANIVQGRCFGCNQRRVLWANFPCQHLLWCADCKLQMTQAASNFEHKCVVCDVKVQKIELISCQENCQTTHESPH encoded by the exons atgaATCTG GAAATGggaaaatgctccatcaccaatatcTCCAACTCGTTTCCGGAATGCGCCTATTCTCCTTACCATGCAAGAGCCCATTCTGATGAAGATTATAGTCCTGAAAGTTTGAAATCAGCTGCCAGAGAAGTCAGTATCACCACTGACTCTGAAACCAGACTCATTAAATCAATCGTACAAGACGACAAGGCTCAGCTCATATCTCTCTCGAGGTTTTTCCTTGACACCAACAAGAGCTCCACAATGGAACTAACAGTTGTCTCGAAGCTCCTTCATCTCTGCTGCGCTTTCGATTCTGTCGACTGCGCTACGGCACTGGTCAATGGAGAGCTAGGAGCCATGCCGTTGGTGAACGAGGTGGACACTGCCGGGCTGTCACCGCTGCACGCTGCGGCCGAGGCTCACGCTGCGCGTTGCGTGGAGATGCTGCTGAGAAAACGCGCCCGTACGGATCTGAAGACTAGAGACGGACGAGGACTGCTCCCTCTGGAGCTGTCGCTGTCGAGAACCAG AATGGATGTTTTTTGGAACCCGGATGACCACTCCATCGAAGATTTGGTGGTTCAGCTTAGTGAAAAg GATTTGACCGCTATAAAACTTCTTAGCGAGAAGACAAAGGAAGTCGACGAGGTGGCGTATGCAAGCGCCATTGGAGGGCGGGTTGTGGATTTAGCTGCTCTGTTAGTAGTAGCGGCACAGAAAGTAAATGAGTCGATTTTGGAGTTGCACGATGCAGATTTAAATTCCAAAGAGAGGACCACGATTTACGAACGGGTGATTAGAGAGGCATTAAGCCTGAGTCGCTCTGCGACATCGCTGAGTGCCGTCAAACGAAAGATTGCTCCAACCAAGAGCGAGAGCGCCGGGAAAAGGAAGCTTTTGCTCTGCGAGATTGAGTTGCTTCAGCTATTCGACGCCGTTGCCCAAACCACCGGTTGTACGGAAAAGAAGGTGACATCACCCTTAATATTGGCGTCGCAG GCTGCAGATGAAGCCATTATTAAACTGCTTCTGAAGACTAACATAGATGTAAATGATGTGGATACTGAAGGGAACTCTGCTCTTCATTGGTGCCTCAAGACATCTAAGGGATCATGTTTTCAGCAGATCAA GATTATGTGGCTCCTGCTGAAGCATGGTGCCCGAGTGAACCAAAAAAATAAATTGGGGCTAACTGCAGTTCATCTTGCTGCTGCAAATGGTAATTTGCATGCACTTAAG GCCCTTTTACTGGAAGACCCAGATTGCGTCAACTCTAAAACAGAAACAAAAGAAACCCCACTGTTTTTTGCCGTGAAGAATAACTGTAAAGACTGTGCTGAGGTTCTTCTGCGCTGGGGAGCAAGTACAGAGGTCTTTAACTTGCG AAAGCAAAGACCTGTAGACTTGGCAGAGTCACAAGACATGCGTTTCTTGCTTAACCCAATGAATATTAGCCTCA CAAATCGTGCTTTCCCTTTTCAACAGAAGTATACTGCATGGTTACAAGGAGATGAGGTGATCGCAGAGACTTGTGAAGAGCTTTTTGATATGAAAGATGAAGGCAAAACCACTTACAG AACTTGCTCAAGTGTGAAGACAGAGATATGCAAATACTTTGAATCTCCTACTGGATGTGTTAGAGGCAGTAAGTGCTTTTATGTGCATGCTGAACAGGAGCCCAGGCAGATGAAGCAGGGAAGAGAAATAATTCATTCATCCACGACACGGGACCTTGAACAGAAAATCTTTGTAGGAGGCTTACCTCCTTCCGTGGATTCTG ATTTATTGCACAAATTTTTTGAAGAGAAATTTGGTTCGGTGGCTGATGCCAGTGTTGTGGGAGCTCTAACGGGAGACAAGATACAATCCCGAGGATTTGGTTTTGTCACCTTTAAACGCAAGAAATCTGTTACAGCAGCTGTTGAAGCACGCTATGTCTCTGTTATGGGCAAGCAAATTGAGATCAAAAGTGCTCTTCCAAAGTGCCTTTTATCAGCTGAGCTTAAGAAATCACCTCAACAACATGAACAAGAACAGAGTGATGAGCATCTACCACAAGAGAAGATGATTAAAGAGAAGGATACAAAGGAGATGGCTGATTGGCAGACACCCAGTGAGAAGGTAAAAAGGGACCTGCCCAGTTGGCAGTCGCCTAATGAGATGAATGAAGAAGAGATGCCCAGCTTTAATACCACAGAAGAGGGTAAATCAATGCTAATGTCTTGGGTCGATACACTAATATGTGGTCAACCAAAGGCATGTTCTAATGAATCTCAAATGCACAAAGAAGGCATGCCCACATGGCTCATAACTTTCAAGAAGTGGCTCCCTCACTTTTTACGGCAGGTGGCAATGAGGGATGGAGTATATGCTCTCTCATCCCTGAAGGCTGATTTCAGGGCTGCTTTTGGCCTGGAATTGGACCATGCCTCTCTTGGCTTCTCAAAGCTTAGTGAATTCATGAGATCTTTACCAGACCTTTGTCACATTAAGTTTGTTCCTATAGGCAAACAGAAACCTGCCAATCACATGATACTTTTGCCTAGCCTTTCTAAGCCTCGTTGTCAACCAGTTCAACCTTTAAATATATGTAATCCATCTTGTGATGCAATTGAGTGCAGTAGTAATGGTGATTCTAGCAAAGCTAAGGGCTTTCAGGATGTTCCATTGGTCTCTAATGAGAATAATGACTCGACTGATAGCAGCTCTATGTTGTCCCATCAGATGCTTGAACAGAATCCAGAGGACACATCAGTTAGTGTGCACTccacttttcttcaatttttgaagccAGACCTAATCTTTCATGCTCGACCATGGCTTTTTGTTGAATGTGATGGTGACACAGGAGATACTTTTGATAGAGGAGAATTGGGAGACAGTTTTAAGGGGATGAAGCACAGTCCTCAAGAAAGACATTTGGTTTTGGAGGTCCTTGCCAGTAAAAGGAATAATTCATCTCTGTTCTTTCTTCGTGAATTTGATTTTTATGAT AACTACAAGGCAAACATCGTACAGGGAAGGTGCTTTGGGTGCAACCAGCGTCGGGTGTTGTGGGCCAACTTTCCATGCCAGCACTTGTTGTGGTGTGCTGACTGTAAGCTACAAATGACACAGGCAGCCAGTAATTTTGAGCACAAATGCGTGGTGTGTGATGTCAAAGTGCAGAAAATAGAATTGATTTCATGTCAGGAAAACTGTCAGACCACACATGAGAGCCCACATTGA